In Anastrepha obliqua isolate idAnaObli1 unplaced genomic scaffold, idAnaObli1_1.0 ptg000012l, whole genome shotgun sequence, a single window of DNA contains:
- the LOC129251298 gene encoding uncharacterized protein LOC129251298, with amino-acid sequence MPLRSRKVCDLKKKCRNAGLPVTGNKNQLIERLMDNSDNQTVVMQRLSTLEKTISDLVLQQKQKTTTSINFVPPISSSPVNVIGNMEKSAPTVTSTYTVIHPQVLPNAYNSQHSLWTTSQEPRNFLNRDTLPPPTFVPPTFVPPLTSAPYATYQNPSVPYIFDYVRAPPVVPNYYNPYENVRDIVELLPVFDPSSDRSLTPKQFVKRVENLRSVYGWRENTLLFAVQQKMRGSAKYWVDSLQDVFISGAEFVHKFLLNFPCIKNEADVHLKIAQAKRQNNESAQEFYYRMPALGSKGGLSDSSIARHIINGISDSDLRKKISNNYTHCQDLLNDIINFNIYNEVKTAPPKMVLKTNASIEKPLNRKSPATENQKPQTPLPLEKVKCYNCLKFGHYSVNCAEPQLKTIKVNGIETLAFVDPGSSRTLIRKTFTRKIGDVREQLTILKGFAGGQYANTEIVSAIIEVDGNNNPTIMPVIDDDFSCETVLLGRDVLCRAGNRLVIEQDQCRIEDINKIDVTNDLSVIDRQSLQQLLTQHADVFASNLSEISKCDVSKLSIELNINIPICLNPYRIPFAKRAILSEIVSELLSNNIIRPSESSYAALVVLVEKNNGEHRLCVDYRSLNKVTIKRPYPMPIMEEQFAQLAGNNFFTTLDLRTGYHQIEIDESSKKYTAFVTTDDHYEYNRMPFGLVNAPAVFQYMMDKIIAEMPRGEVLAYLDDVIIPSKTIDEALKRLSKNIKTLWTYNAHGQT; translated from the exons ATGCCATTACGCAGCCGAAAAGtatgtgatttaaaaaaaaagtgccgTAATGCTGGTTTACCAGTAACGGGTaacaaaaatcaattaattGAACGGTTGATGGACAACAGTGATAATCAAACTGTTGTAATGCAGCGTTTATCGactttagaaaaaactatttcggACTtagtgctacaacaaaaacaaaaaacaacgacATCAATTAATTTTGTACCACCAATATCGTCTTCGCCGGTAAATGTTATTGGTAATATGGAAAAGTCCGCACCAACCGTAACGAGTACATATACCGTGATACATCCACAAGTATTACCGAACGCATACAATAGTCAACATTCGCTGTGGACAACCTCTCAAGAGCCCAGAAATTTTCTCAATCGGGACACGTTGC CACCACCGACTTTCGTGCCACCGACATTTGTGCCACCACTGACATCCGCGCCGTATGCAACATACCAGAATCCGTCTGTACCGTACATATTCGATTACGTTCGCGCACCGCCGGTAGTACCGAATTATTACAATCCATACGAGAATGTGCGCGATATTGTTGAACTTTTGCCGGTTTTTGACCCATCGTCCGATCGTTCGTTAACACCAAAACAATTCGTAAAACGCGTTGAAAATCTGAGAAGTGTATATGGGTGGAGAGAAAACACACTTTTGTTTGCCGTACAGCAAAAGATGCGGGGATCAGCAAAATATTGGGTTGATTCCTTGCAAGACGTGTTTATTTCGGGGGCGgaattcgttcataaatttctgcTAAACTTTCCGTGCATCAAAAATGAAGCCGATGTGCATCTTAAGATAGCACAAGCGAAACGGCAAAACAATGAGTCCGCTCAAGAGTTTTATTACCGCATGCCTGCCTTAGGTTCAAAAGGTGGGTTATCCGACTCGAGTATTGCGCGCCATATTATAAACGGCATTAGTGATTCAGATTTACGTAAGAAAATTTCTAATAACTATACACATTGTCAAGATTTACTAAATGACATTataaactttaatatttataacGAAGTGAAAACCGCGCCACCTAAAATGGTATTAAAAACAAACGCGTCGATAGAAAAACCGCTGAATCGAAAGTCTCCGGCTACAGAAAATCAAAAGCCGCAAACACCGTTACCACTCGAAAAAGTTAAGTGCTATAACTGCTTGAAATTTGGGCATTATTCCGTAAATTGTGCCGAGCCACAAC ttaaaacaaTCAAAGTGAACGGTATAGAAACTCTAGCATTTGTGGACCCTGGTAGTAGTCGTACACTTATTCGTAAAACATTCACGCGTAAAATCGGAGACGTACGTGAGCAACTCACAATATTGAAAGGATTCGCGGGCGGACAATATGCTAATACCGAAATTGTAAGTGCGATAATAGAAGTTGACGGTAATAATAATCCAACTATTATGCCTGTCATTGACGATGATTTCTCATGTGAAACAGTATTGTTAGGACGAGACGTATTGTGCCGTGCGGGTAATCGCTTGGTTATTGAACAAGATCAGTGTCGCATAgaagacataaataaaattgacgtTACAAATGATTTAAGTGTAATTGATCGCCAGAGCTTGCAACAACTATTAACACAACACGCGGATGTTTTTGCAAGCAATTTATCTGAAATTAGTAAGTGTGATGTTTCAAAACTGAGTATCGAATTAAACATCAACATACCAATTTGCCTTAACCCGTACCGTATACCGTTCGCTAAACGCGCTATCCTTTCCGAAATCGTATCTGAATTATTGAGCAACAATATAATTCGACCGAGTGAGTCATCTTACGCCGCGCTAGTTGTTCTCGTCGAAAAAAATAATGGCGAACATCGCTTATGTGTGGACTACCGCAGTCTAAACAAAGTTACTATAAAAAGACCTTATCCCATGCCCATCATGGAAGAACAGTTCGCGCAACTTgccggaaataatttttttacaacgcTTGATCTACGTACCGGGTATCATCAAATTGAAATAGATGAatcctcaaaaaaatataccGCTTTCGTAACTACTGACGACCACTACGAATACAACCGCATGCCGTTCGGTCTGGTAAACGCGCCCGCTGTGTTCCAATATATGATGGATAAAATTATTGCAGAAATGCCGCGCGGTGAAGTGTTAGCATATTTGGATGACGTTATTATTCCAAGTAAAACTATTGACGAAGCACTTAAGCGactttctaaaaatattaaaacgttATGGACTTACAATGCGCATGGACAAAcgtaa